Proteins encoded together in one uncultured Sphaerochaeta sp. window:
- a CDS encoding UxaA family hydrolase, whose protein sequence is MRKGKEMEFLGYKRAEGRAGVRNHVLILPTCGCSSETARIVASQVQGSINVIINTGCADVEANTELTQRVLSGFALHPNVYAVVIIGLGCETVGHEELRVKLETETSKPIVSFGIQEEGGTAKTIAKAVPAARALVSEASAQSRVPCPMSDLLLGLECGGSDATSGIAANPALGEVCDKLIDLGASTMLSETIEFIGAEHILANRAINKEVHNQIIQICRDYEEHLSAAGQDCRAGQPTPGNKEGGLSTLEEKSLGCIKKGGTRPIVEVLQEGVRPTKSGSLIMDTPGYDVASVTMMVAGGCQLVAFTTGRGTPTGIALAPVLKITGNRETFHHMEDNMDVDVSGITEGEYSISDGAERIFDAIAESANGRMTKAEVYGFSDICIDHICRFV, encoded by the coding sequence GTGAGAAAAGGTAAAGAGATGGAATTTTTAGGATATAAGCGAGCAGAAGGCAGAGCAGGGGTACGCAACCATGTCCTGATCCTTCCCACCTGTGGATGCAGCAGTGAGACTGCCCGCATTGTGGCAAGCCAAGTACAGGGGAGCATCAATGTGATCATCAATACCGGCTGTGCTGATGTAGAGGCCAATACTGAGCTGACTCAGCGAGTCCTAAGTGGCTTTGCACTTCACCCAAACGTGTATGCCGTGGTTATCATTGGGCTTGGATGTGAGACAGTCGGACATGAAGAGCTTCGCGTGAAACTGGAGACAGAGACAAGTAAACCCATTGTATCCTTCGGCATTCAGGAGGAAGGTGGCACAGCAAAGACCATTGCAAAAGCGGTCCCTGCGGCAAGGGCTCTTGTCAGCGAAGCCAGCGCACAATCCCGTGTTCCCTGTCCTATGAGTGACTTACTTCTCGGTCTTGAGTGTGGTGGAAGTGATGCCACCAGTGGTATTGCCGCCAATCCCGCACTCGGTGAAGTCTGTGACAAATTGATTGACCTGGGAGCTTCAACGATGCTCTCGGAAACCATTGAATTCATAGGTGCAGAGCACATACTTGCAAATCGGGCTATCAATAAGGAAGTGCATAACCAAATCATTCAGATCTGTCGAGACTATGAGGAGCACCTCTCTGCTGCCGGTCAGGATTGCCGGGCTGGACAACCTACTCCTGGCAATAAGGAAGGCGGCCTCTCCACCTTGGAAGAGAAGAGCCTAGGGTGTATCAAGAAGGGCGGAACCCGTCCTATCGTGGAAGTGCTCCAGGAAGGGGTACGGCCAACAAAGAGTGGATCCCTGATCATGGATACCCCGGGTTATGATGTAGCATCGGTAACCATGATGGTTGCAGGTGGTTGCCAGCTGGTTGCCTTCACTACCGGACGAGGAACTCCCACCGGTATTGCATTGGCCCCTGTCCTGAAGATTACCGGAAACCGTGAGACCTTCCACCACATGGAAGACAATATGGATGTCGATGTGAGTGGCATTACCGAGGGTGAATACTCCATCTCTGATGGCGCTGAGCGGATATTCGATGCAATAGCCGAGAGCGCAAACGGCAGAATGACCAAAGCTGAAGTCTATGGATTCAGCGATATCTGTATCGATCATATTTGCCGTTTCGTATAA
- a CDS encoding UxaA family hydrolase, translating to MESKAIVLDRKDNVATCMRGARAGQRVSCLGICEQIVTCVQDIPPYHKIALYAISKGHPVYKYGEVIGLATEDIRQGAWVSDANIRGASRDYETELL from the coding sequence TTGGAATCCAAAGCAATTGTACTCGACCGAAAGGATAACGTAGCAACCTGTATGCGAGGCGCCAGAGCAGGGCAGCGTGTCTCCTGTCTGGGGATTTGTGAGCAAATCGTTACCTGCGTCCAGGATATTCCCCCCTATCATAAGATTGCCCTGTATGCTATCTCCAAGGGACACCCAGTCTATAAATACGGGGAAGTCATTGGTTTGGCTACGGAAGATATTAGGCAAGGTGCTTGGGTGTCAGACGCCAATATACGAGGTGCCAGCAGGGATTATGAGACTGAGCTACTGTGA